A genome region from Candidatus Polarisedimenticolia bacterium includes the following:
- a CDS encoding glycosyltransferase, whose amino-acid sequence MTIYYWGTYDRDYPRNRILIAGLRANGAEVREFHFPIWRGPADKVRRAGSGWIRPALLFRWAWAYLILSVRLLRAPRPDFLFVGYSGHFDVFPAWCLSRMRRVPLVFDAFLSLYDSLVLDRGIVAKDGWRARFLAAVDATACRLADRILLDTRAHVSFFCETFRVPREKFWELPIGADDNVFRPGAALARNGHPYTVIHFGRYIPLHGLETIVRAARRLEEEGQPVRFLLVGDGEGRRRIEDLARTLGTTSIRFEDSLAPRDLAESIRQADLCLGIFGVTDKAARVVPNKVYEALASGKPLVTGDSPAAREFLTDELDCLLCERGDPGALASAIRRLQTDPELSRRLGDNGRRRFEAKASPAVIGRELVDRLLTWRHEGRHAA is encoded by the coding sequence ATGACGATCTACTACTGGGGGACCTACGATCGCGATTATCCGAGGAATCGCATCCTGATCGCCGGACTGCGGGCGAACGGCGCGGAGGTCCGGGAGTTCCATTTTCCCATCTGGCGAGGCCCGGCCGACAAGGTGCGCCGGGCCGGCTCGGGCTGGATTCGGCCTGCGCTTCTGTTCCGGTGGGCCTGGGCGTACCTGATTCTGTCCGTCCGGCTCCTGAGGGCGCCGCGTCCCGATTTCCTGTTCGTGGGCTACTCGGGGCATTTCGATGTCTTTCCCGCCTGGTGTCTCAGCCGCATGCGTCGAGTTCCCCTGGTTTTCGATGCCTTCCTTTCTCTCTACGACTCGCTGGTCCTCGATCGAGGCATCGTGGCGAAGGATGGTTGGCGGGCGCGATTCCTGGCGGCGGTGGATGCCACCGCCTGCCGGCTCGCCGATCGCATTCTGCTGGACACCCGGGCGCACGTGAGCTTCTTCTGCGAGACCTTCCGGGTGCCGCGGGAGAAATTCTGGGAGCTGCCGATTGGCGCCGACGACAACGTGTTCCGTCCCGGAGCGGCGCTCGCCCGGAACGGGCATCCATATACCGTGATCCACTTCGGCCGCTACATCCCGCTGCACGGCCTGGAGACGATCGTCCGGGCCGCCAGGCGACTGGAGGAGGAAGGCCAGCCGGTACGATTCCTCCTGGTGGGGGACGGGGAAGGGCGGCGGCGGATCGAAGACCTGGCCCGGACGCTCGGGACGACCTCGATCCGGTTCGAGGACTCCCTGGCGCCTCGGGATCTTGCCGAGAGCATCCGGCAGGCCGATCTCTGCCTGGGGATTTTCGGGGTCACGGACAAGGCGGCCCGGGTGGTGCCCAACAAGGTCTATGAGGCGCTCGCCTCGGGAAAACCTCTGGTGACCGGCGACTCACCCGCGGCTCGGGAGTTTCTGACGGACGAGCTCGACTGCCTCCTGTGTGAACGGGGAGACCCGGGAGCCCTGGCCAGCGCCATCCGCAGACTGCAGACTGACCCGGAGCTGTCCCGGAGGCTGGGGGACAACGGTCGACGCCGCTTCGAGGCCAAGGCATCCCCGGCGGTGATCGGTCGGGAGCTTGTGGACAGGCTGCTGACCTGGCGGCACGAGGGGAGACATGCGGCCTGA